One part of the Lycium ferocissimum isolate CSIRO_LF1 chromosome 8, AGI_CSIRO_Lferr_CH_V1, whole genome shotgun sequence genome encodes these proteins:
- the LOC132067636 gene encoding LEAF RUST 10 DISEASE-RESISTANCE LOCUS RECEPTOR-LIKE PROTEIN KINASE-like 1.1, with protein MEFASFSCFLLSLLLILVQAKRRNDTTCLKSFSCGHLTDMSFPFSLSTQPDCGILPMSGCDAKPSPKVQLLPGGDWYYTLEKPYNYTVKLWDPKLYNMFTLNKCQAFNKSFSLPDSPSISFKILDSLNFFKCKITSSNTRNITQKNDHFSGYKMYNGCKGFSIYYKHSRDDDEDVHAGNLPDSCSLIRLPIHLKSDDSDLFKMLSAAFLVEWKLSEDCYQCHYGKGQCQADKTNKFHCTYPNNQHAQGHKKNTPYTQDHEKNTPYAQDAKMTRRKFGLTLGFGGAGLVMITCLIIYFFWCYKKRKFSSSRFLSTKKSSDIFKEDVEGCSIYFGVSVFSYSELEEATKNFNSSRVLGNGGFGTVYYGKLKDGREVAVKRLYEHNCKRMQQFVNEIEILTRLRHNNLVTLYGCTSRRSRELLLVYEYIPNGTLADHLHGDSAKDRSLAWQIRMNIAIETAGALAYLHASDIIHCDVKTNNILLDHNFSVKVADFGISRLFPNDVSHISTAPRGTPGYIDPKYHECYQLTSKSDVYSFGVVLVELISSMPAVDMNRHSQEINLANFAINKIVKCAFLELIDPSLGFDSDTKIWEMTTSVAELAFLCLQIDRDMRPTMAKVLCTLKEIQTSEVGTEKRTESNLNFNDEAKTVLAPPFPESEDILLLKKVKSLASPNSVIDKCITSTK; from the exons ATGGagtttgcttctttttcttgcttCCTTCTATCTCTTCTTCTGATCCTAGTTCAGGCAAAGAGAAGAAATGATACTACTTGTCTAAAATCCTTTTCATGCGGGCATCTTACTGACATGAGctttcctttctctctttccaCACAACCTGACTGTGGAATACTGCCCATGTCTGGTTGTGATGCTAAACCATCTCCAAAAGTCCAACTACTTCCTGGAGGAGATTGGTACTACACTTTAGAGAAGCCGTATAATTATACAGTTAAGCTGTGGGATCCCAAGCTTTATAACATGTTTACGCTAAACAAGTGCCAGGCTTTTAACAAAAGTTTCTCCCTTCCAGACTCTCCTtccatttctttcaaaattttggaTAGTTTGAACTTCTTCAAATGCAAAATCACAAGTAGTAACACCCGAAACATTACCCAGAAGAACGATCATTTTTCTGGTTATAAAATGTACAATGGTTGTAAGGGCTTTAGCATATACTACAAACATTCCAGAGATGATGATGAAGACGTTCATGCAGGCAATCTTCCTGACAGCTGTTCACTTATCAGATTGCCAATTCACTTGAAATCAGATGATAGTGATTTGTTCAAGATGTTAAGTGCGGCATTTCTAGTAGAATGGAAACTGTCTGAGGACTGTTACCAATGTCACTATGGCAAAGGTCAATGCCAGGCTGATAAAACCAATAAATTTCATTGTACATATCCAAATAATCAACATGCTCAAggtcataaaaaaaatactccatATACTCAAGATCATGAAAAAAACACTCCATATGCTCAAG atgCAAAAATGACTAGAAGAAAGTTCGGACTGACTCTAG GTTTTGGTGGAGCCGGGTTGGTGATGATAACTTGTTTAATTATCTACTTTTTCTGGTGTTACAAGAAGAGGAAATTTAGTTCGTCCCGCTTCCTCTCAACAAAGAAATCCTCAGATATATTTAAAGAAGACGTCGAGGGATGCAgtatatattttggtgtttCAGTCTTCTCTTATTCAGAACTTGAAGAAGCCACAAAGAATTTCAATTCCTCTAGAGTCCTTGGAAATGGTGGTTTCGGAACTGTTTACTATG GAAAACTTAAGGATGGAAGAGAGGTTGCTGTGAAGCGCCTCTACGAGCACAACTGCAAACGAATGCAGCAGTTTGTGAATGAAATTGAGATCCTTACTAGACTAAGACACAACAATCTTGTCACCCTCTACGGCTGCACTTCAAGGCGAAGCCGTGAGCTACTCCTTGTCTATGAATACATTCCTAATGGAACTCTTGCTGACCACCTCCATGGTGACAGCGCGAAGGACAGATCACTCGCATGGCAAATCCGCATGAACATTGCCATAGAAACTGCTGGTGCATTGGCTTACCTGCATGCTTCTGACATAATACACTGCGATGTGAAGACTAATAACATACTCCTTGATCACAACTTTAGTGTTAAAGTTGCAGATTTTGGGATTTCAAGGCTCTTCCCAAATGATGTCTCTCATATTTCAACTGCACCCCGGGGGACCCCTGGCTATATCGATCCAAAGTATCACGAATGTTACCAGCTGACTAGTAAAAGTGATGTCTATAGCTTCGGGGTGGTCCTTGTTGAACTCATTTCATCAATGCCAGCTGTGGATATGAATAGGCATAGCCAAGAGATTAATTTGGCTAACTTTGCAATAAACAAGATTGTAAAATGTGCATTTCTCGAGTTGATCGATCCATCCCTGGGGTTTGATTCAGATACCAAGATTTGGGAAATGACTACTTCAGTGGCAGAGCTGGCTTTTCTGTGCTTGCAGATAGATAGGGACATGAGGCCTACTATGGCTAAAGTTTTGTGTACTCTAAAGGAGATTCAGACTAGTGAAGTTGGCACTGAGAAGAGAACTGAGTCTAATCTCAATTTCAATGATGAAGCTAAAACAGTACTAGCTCCTCCTTTCCCTGAATCAGAAGATATATTATTgttgaaaaaagtgaaatcaCTAGCTTCTCCAAATTCTGTGATTGATAAATGTATAACTAGTACAAAGTAG